tGGGTAAGCTtcctttaattgattaatttccaTAATCGAATCCATTAAGAATCCGACTGTTGGCAAGTGATAATTCCCATTGGACGATTCCAATACTCTAACTGtaggccgatgatgacttcagggcttaccaaattttagtgttAATAGATAGCAACGGGATGCCCGATCTTCCGTTAAGTGAAGATAACTATTGATTTGGCAAAAACTTGACAAACATGATTTGGTTTCCGATCAACACGATCTGAACCCTACAATCGAAGTACCACGTCTACTCTGGTTATAACCTGTGCCAAAACCCAATTGACCtcaccgagaaggctaatctcTGTGTGCGAATTGAGGAAGACAAGAAAGAACAAGAAAGACATCAACttaattgcagatgaatgattattcaagaagtcaaaattggggttccacaaactgGTGAATGGTGAAACTGCAATGGcagaaataatctaagcaaaataCAACCCTAACTCAACTATAGCTACGGAATATATAGGTTCTAGGCCTCTACGGACGACTTTGGACCCTTGGATGTGTTCCTATTGGACTCCGACATGGTACACGGCCCAACTGACCAAAAGATGATGACATAGCACTCgaacaaattttattttggatgCTTTCTTGTTTCGACAATTCCCGTTGACTCAGAAGTAGTGTGGACTGCTCTTGGAGTCTGAGGCGGACTCAAACTTGATATGAGTTTTCTTGATTCAAATGCGCATGATGACATTGTCCATCTCCTAGCCTCTCTTCAGGTGCTTCCTGATGCTCTCCTTTAAGTCCTAGTCATAATTAgatcattaggtagcaatctatcTTCAAAATCACATAAAGTACTTAGAAACGAGCTCACCTGTAAGTTCAATTGTCAGGCACAAGCTCTAGTGGTTGGACCTTACATCGTGACTTGAGGAGTATTATGTGTATCCTAAgaagtgatgtcctcatcaagTAAGGTGAAGCAGCACACTGGGGAGGAAATGAAGAAGGCCATGTTCTACGCGTGGCCGAGATGAGGTGGGCTCCCGATAATCTGGTTGAAGAGGCAGATGGGTAAGGGGTGGCACCCTAACCAGTGGCGATGGAGAAGAGAAGcatagaagaaagaaagaaagcgcAGGAGGAAGAAAGGGATCGAGTGATTGGGGAAAAGGAGTAAGTGGATAAGGTGTGCGCTAGTTGGGTTGCGAGCGAACGAGTGGTAATTAGCATTCCTGGCTCCGATTCATCAAGTTTCGAGAAGCCCATGGTGACGCATCTCTATCCAACAGTCATTGGTAGTTTGATGGTTATGCTCATCATTCGTGTTTACGAAGTGAGACAAAAATTACTCACTAATAACATGGACAAAACCCCAGCACACCCTTTACAACTCGATCTAATCGCCCCCTCACATTGCAGTTCTCTCCTACTCTCTTACCTTACTATCATTAGCAGCGGAGCCAACACTTGAGCTGGTCATGATTCGGGAGGCCACCCAAGCTCCATTACTAGCGCCAGTACTATAGAATGTCCTTGGTATAATTGTATAAGTAGTCCATCACCAAAGAACACTATTTGGCATCTAGGCTCATGGTGCCGTTAGCACCGCCACTGTCTGCCATCGCGGTTCTTTCCTCTCCTCTTACTCTCTCCGGCTAGAGTTTAGCATGTTGCTTTCTCCTTTCGTCTCCTCAATTGACTGATTGCCAACAGCTTTTTTCTGTCCTTTCACTTCGTTCATTTTACATGTTCATCCTCAACTAGTAAAAGTATTAGGAAAAGCTAAATTTTATATGAACCTAGAATGAATAAAGTCGAAAACGATATCATTTATATATTACGGATATAGTCAGAAATTTCCGTTCATTTTAACAACACGTGGGAATAAGCTGATATAGGCTCGGCTCATTAAAAGGTCGAAGGCCCGGCTCAGTTCAATCTGGAGAAACGAACTACGGCAGGAGTACCAGACGACATGGGGGAAGAGGCGGGGATAGGCGGATGGTGTTAGCGCGGCCGTGCGAACGAGGAGCTCGACGTGCTAACTTCTGGCCATCAGCAAGGTAAATGGGCCGCATTTCTCGTGTACTAGGCCAGCCCAGCAAACCCCGGGACACTTAGCCCACCAAAGCGACCGAGCGACCGAGCCGCTTGAGCTGGCTCGCGACCCCGAGCTAAAATATTCACTGGAGTCGCTTCAATTTCAAGCAGCAAATTTAAAGATTCCAATGTCCAAAATTCTATGAGCAATCAAAGTACCATCATCatataccccccccccccaacccaaaGGTGCAATATCCATCTCTTTTTATTGCATTTGTACGGTTGTACACATAACAAGACGTCGTGTTATTGTGGAAGAGAAAGCCAAAAAAAAGGATTACGAAGTGCTTTCCACCACACCAGCTACGAGCAAAAGGATGCCTCATATTCAGAGTCTGACTATGGTGTTGTCTTACACGTAGTATGTAACAACACAACTCACATGAAGACCATGGTTTTGGCGAGCTCGACGGCCCTCTCCCGACCAAACAGCTTCTCCACGATGGCGAGAGAGAACTCCATGGATGTGCCTGGACCTTGGCTGGTGATTAGGTTGCCATCAACGACAACCCTGTTCTTGCATTCGCTTTGGTCCGAGAGCTTGTTCCACATACCAGGAAAGGATGTAGCCTTCTTTCCCTGATGCAAAAACATGTTACATACCAGTCAAAAAAGATTTGTCTTCCCAGTAAAAGAACAGGTGTTTCTGCATGTTTGCACCACAAGGATTTATGTTCATCGCATGATAGACAGCTGTATATACCTTCAGCAGGCCATGTGGTTCAAGGGCGATTGCTGGCGAGGCACATATAGCTCCATATAGCTTGTTTGCCTCAGCTTGCTTCTTGATCAGACCAATCAGTTTATCTGACTTTGCATATGCTTGGGCACCACCAAGACCACCCTACAGAAAACATGGAAGGTCATTTAACCAGCAAGCTAGATTATAAATTATTAGACATTAAATTAATCTAAAGTCCAACGTTCCCTTGAAATACTTCTTGAAGTCCATTTTTCACCTTAACATTCAAAAAACAGTTGTTTTCGCTCTTAAATTCCAAACGAGACAAACACCTTGAACCATATTCCATCACCTTATAATTAATATGGCAGTGGTTTTTgcaaatttagacatatatggATACATGTTTTGTTGGTGTAGAACTGTAGACACCACGTGGTTGAGTACACATCAATGAAACTCAACTAATAGTTCAAATCAGCAAAAACTACCACCATATTAACCAAATCCACAATGGAATAGGGTGGAGTGTTTTCTCTGTCTgctttcagaattttttttttttttgggggggggggtgcaaATATCTGTTATTTAGTTAAGGTCAAAATTGAAATACCCATTGATTCACTAAACTTACTGGTAACAAAATGAGATCATATTGCTGCTTAAGAGCATCATCCAACAGAACATCAGCAACCATCTTCACTTTCCTGGATGCAACAATCTCCAAAGTTTCCTCCAAGGACGCAACGACAACATTTGCTTTCGCCCTTCTGAGGATGTCGATTATCATAGTTGCTTCCATCTCCTCTGTCCCATTAGCAATTGGTACAAGAATCTGCAGCACAAGAACAAGATCTTGCTGGTGAAACCAAGCAGCAACACATAGTTTGAACATGTAAGCTGTTACTCCATGTTTAAGCCAATGACAAAAATGATAGAAAGCAGAGAAGCAACAAGCGTAAGTTCACCTAAATAATCACATGTAACATCAAACCTGCAAAATAACTTCAATCGATTGATGGTCCACAAAAGAGCATTTTAATTCCTTGACAGTAGCTACTAGGATTTATCTTTAATCATGTGCTAAATCCTTAACAAACATAAATCCCAACTCACATCCCTCCTATCATATTATTAATCCAGCTAGACATACTATATTTCATCCAACAAACTCTTGAAAGTAACCGACAAACTACATGCATCACTACCCAGCCCTCATCTTAAATCTATCAAATCTAGGGATTTAGCATCACTAAGAACGCAGTGAATGAAAAGAGTTATGAAGAGGTTTTGCCATTTCAAGATGACTTCCCTTCTCTTGTCATTAAATTACACAGTTTACCATATACTGCCTTATCCTACCTCTTGGTATTTAGGAAGCTTTACTAGAAAACTTGCCCATTTTCACCAAACATAGCAGACTACAAATTGTTACTCCAGGCaacataaaattttatatagtgtATACATTGccatgaaacaaaagaaaatgagtGCTACATGTAACAAGTAGTTTCCATACTGAACTTTGAATACCTGAGGTGTTTCACCAACATTCCAACTAGTTGAATTCAACTCTTTCAATGAGAACTCCACACCATGCTGGGGGCGCATGACCTTaaaagatgtaagcactaaaTTAAATGCAAGCATCAGCTGTGGAAAATATGTAAACACTACTGAAAAAATTACAAACCCGAAAAAACAAAACAGCAGTACAAGTATCATAGAGAAAAGCTACTCAATCGAAATTAACCTTTGCAGTCCATGTGTGAAAAAAGTACTTCAATGTACGAATTTTATAAAAACAACACATTGAAGAAATTTCAAATGCAACTATAGCCAGTTTTGACTAGGAATAAGATGGCAGGGAGCAAAGGCTTTTTAAGGCCAATTAGATTCTACATATCCCAAAATGGCCATAGTTTCAAATAGAATGTTTTCTAGTTTTAGCATAAACTATAATACCTCAAGTTAGAAGATAGAAATTTCATCATGATTCACCACATCAAAAAATACTAATGAGTTAAAATCTTCATCTCAAGAATGATATCAAACAAAAGTAGAATGAAGTTGCATGGAAAAGTCTGCGATTTAAGATTTGATGCAAATGGTTTCTCATGCATGACAAGGTAAATGTATTTCAATTAATTCTGCATGATGAAGCATAAATTAGCACATAAGATGATGAACACGAATGTCATCCGTGCAATATCCACACTTCAAATTATTAGTCAAAGCAGGCACACTACACTTCTACGCTAAACAGCAGTCTAATAAACTTCAAATAAGAAACCACAGAGTAAAGTTTTCTCTAAAATGCAGAATGCAAATATTTACCTCCAAATTATTCTTTTCAAATGCCTTTCTGCAATGGAAATATAAGAAAACGCATTCCTAACAACTGTATGCAATCCAATGTTCAAAACGATTCCTACCATTGGACCAGCAACTTCATCAGCTTTTTCTTTGCCATATAATTGTTCGACCAAAACAACAGAATACTCCATGGCCGTTCCTGGTCCTCGACTGGTCACACAGTTCCCATCAATCTGCACCCTCGATTCTACAGCATTGACCTCTGAAGGAAGTTTATCCATGAATGAAGGATAACAAGTTGCCTGTCACAAAAGGCAAAACAAGCTTCTTAGAATTGAAAAGTAATAATATTGTGTATGCAAGAGCCAACTAATGATGAAAAGACCACCTTCAATCCATTCAGCAAACCCCATGATCCTAGAGCGACAGCTGGTGCAGCACATATTGCAGCATAAAGTTTGCCCTTTCCTGCGTGCTTTTTAACCATGTTCTCCAGAAGTTTGCAGTCTCTAAGATTGGAAGACCCTGGCATACCTccctaaaaaaaacacaacccaAATGGATCAAAATGTCAGATATAAGCAGGGGGGATAATAGACCAaaccaattcttttttttctggacAAGCTTTTGGACCCCCTTAGACACTTGTAGCGCAAAACAGAACTGCAGGAGTTACAAATGAGTAGCATGACTGACAATAACATACATGTACATTGTACaccaaaaagaaatattgaggAAAAGGAATGCACATTAATCTGTTTGGCCAAAATTGCTGGGACAATCAAGTTTGAGATGGCTGGAGCATGTTTTATCAGTCAGTGACTCAGGGCTACAGATATGAATGCTATCAAGCACATAAAGCTTCAATAAACCAATATTAGTATTGAATTCTGCTTGCTAGCTTCAGCAAACCATACATGCCTTTAACATTAGGTATCATTAAATCCTAAGTGTTCCATAGCTGAGACCTGAGAATGCCTCACCAGCTATGTCCTTTATAAACATGATCCATTCACCTCAACGGCATCCACCATTAAAAAAACTCAGTCATTAAATTACTGCTCCTGATGTTTTTAGTATTGATGATAGCAGGAGACAGCACATTTACATTTAACATGAAGAAGTACACTTAAGCAAAGCTAAGAAACACGGAAATTTCTTACCTGCAGCTTCTGAGAAGTGGCATTTACCCTCCCCATTCAGGAAAGCACTAATAGAATTCAATTGTCAATTTGACATGCTCAGTGGGTTATAAACtatcatacttcctccgtttcacaatgtaagtcattctaacattttccatatccatattgatgttaatgaatctagataaatatatatgtctagattcattaacatcaatatgaatgtgggaaatgcgaatgacttaaattgtgaaacggagggagtacttattatCACTCACATAGTGCCCTCGTGACCTTGTCTTATAACCAAATACGCAATACTTTGATTGTTTTATCACAACATCAAAATACTACAACAGAGCACTAGTTTGCTCGCATACAATTCACAAACTTGTGCTCAGGTCAGGTATAAATGATTTCGAAGGAAACGCAATTAATTTCACTTGGTCAGCGTTGTAAGCGACTCAAAACCACCCATTCTCCCCCATCCAATTTGTGGGTTCCCCAAACACGAAACAACCATGTACAGTTAACACGGGACGCGACTACTGACGAGCCGTGCGGCGGGGTGGGCGGGCAACTCCACTCACCGGGAGCGAGATGAGGTCGAATtcggcgtcggcgaggtcgtCGAGCAGCGCGTCCGCGGCCAGCTTGACGCCCCAGGCTCCGCCGACCTGCGCGGAGCCGGGGTCGACGGAGGCGACGGAGACGTCGgccccggcgcggcggagcacgTCGACGGTGATGACGGCCTCCATCGGCTCCGTCCCGCTCGCGATCGGCACCAGCACCTGCACCATCATCATCACAGACAAACGCGCACACACCATCCCCCCACCTCAACCAGTCAGATTCTCAGGGGAGGGGgaaccaaaaatccaaaaacacGGCTGCGAGAGGGGGGAACGCTTGCCTTCTTCGCGGGCGGCGACGCCAtggctgaggaggaggaggcgagcgcgcgggttagggtttggaggcggcggaggtgaggaggaggaggagagggaggtggggtTTTGAGAGGGGAGCAGAAgcggaggggaggaagaagagtggAGGCAGCGAGTGGCCGCGTGGCCATTTTTCTCGGCGCTTCGGCTACCTCCCCAACTGCCAGTCTGCCACTTCCACAGTTATCGTCATCATCTCTTAACAATCGTCTGAAAAATTCCAATTCGAATTTTGAAAAACCAGATTTGAATCGCAACTCGTCGAAATTACGTTTCGTTAATGGAACTGTGTGCTCGGGCCGGGCCAGGAAGGCCCTCATGATATGAGATGCTGGATGGGCCTGGCCCGTTACTGTTCTCCTCCCAACCTCGAGCCGTGGCGGCGCTGGAGTCTGTCTGGACAccaaggaagaagagagagaagaggagggcgTGAGGGGTTCTAGGGAAAGAAAAGACCACCAAACCTTAGCAAGAACCCTAGGGCTCGAAGGACCTCGGAACGACGCAACCCTTTTTtctagataatggaatagataacatcccggcctttgctcaataGAGATACAGCCAATTATTGCAATCTAACACTCGAACAAAGAGTGTAATTCAAATAGAATTAAACGCAcccaaacattataaaagtgaCCAGACCAAGATAAGGAACACACAATTATTCAAGTCTATTTGTGAACCTCCATCCATGGTtggcaaaaagttgcataaccgtcGTCTCAAGCTTATGGCATGCAACCTTTAAGGGTTCTCCATCTTTATCACACTTTTACAGCTGTGCCCAAAACAAACTCAATATGTTGCCATAAAAATTGCCTGCATATATGAAgtagatggtgatttgtcaaaaactaTATCATTCCTACTCAACCACAGAGCCCAACATATAGCATAAGCTCCTACAAGAATtagttttctctttttcttgtcAACCCCCCAAAGCCAACCATCAAACATATGAGGTATGGAAGAAGGGAGGtataaaccaaaagaaaattgtaccgctctccaaacaaattttgcaaaatgacAATCCATAAAAAGATATTGAATAGTCTCATTTTTTATGCAGAAACAACATCTTAAACTGCCATTCTAATTTCATTTTGCTAAATTGTCTTTAGTTAAcacaacccctttaagcaagtaccacataaagatcttaaTTTTAAGCggcatcttaagcttccaaataaacttatttctatcaatataaccattattaattaaggcTAGATACATCGACTTTACTGAAAACAAACCATTTTGatgataattccatctaaaaaTGTCAGGAGCTTGATTCAACTGAATATGTACAATAGAAGCGCACAACTCATGCCAATAAacaagattctgaccaactaaagctctTCTACAAGAAATATTAAGCGGAACAGATCTCATGACATTAGCAATTGAAGAACTTTTCCTTCGAACTATAGAAAATAAAGatggatatttttcttttagagCTACATTTCCTAGCCATTTATCTTCTCAAAACCTTATTTGTTCCCCATTATTTACAGTCCAAGAacccatatttaaaaaagtgCTTTTAACTTTCAAGAGGACTGACCAAAAATGGGAATTACCATGTTTTCTATCAACTTGGGTTATAGACTGATTATAGAGATACTTTCTCTTTAATAAAGTTTGCCATACACCTTCCTCATTTATCAACTTAAACAACCACTTACTCAAAAGACACttattttgtatttccaaattaTGAATCCCCAGACCACCCTGATCTTTGGGCTGACAAACGATATCCCATCTAGTAAGTCTGTATTTCTTTTTATGATCATCCCCTTGCCAAAAGAAAcgtgatctataataatcaatctTTTGAAGAACACCTTTCGAAATCTCAAAAAATGATAACATAAACATAGTTAAGCTTGAAAGTACATAGTTAATCAAAACCAGTCTACCCCAACAGACATATGCTTACCTTTCCAACTACTTAgttttttctcaattctttGCTCAATGACTTTCCAATCTTTATTACtcaattttttaaaatgcaTTAGAATACAAGGTATTTAGTAGGAAAGGAACCTAACTTACAACCAAAGATATTTGAATACTGATCATAGAACTCGCTAGcttgaccaaaacaaaataattcacttttgTGAAAAGTTTATTTTCAGGCCATATAACTTTTCAAACAAACGACGCAACCCTAGCATGGCGCTTCGCTCTCTGCTCCTCAAgggggccgccgccggcacccgcactccctcgccggcggcagGATACCGGCTGGTGGGCACCCAGTCTCAGGTTCGTCGTCCTGTCACTCCGATCCCCCCTGCTCACCCCTCGTCCACCTGCTTGTTGATCTGTGAATCGGAGCTCTTTCCGATCGATTACCCGTGTGGTGCGATCTCGATTTCGGGAGGGTAGAGTTGTTGTCTCGGTGCATGATCCTCAATTTCAACTTCTTTGGTATGGGAGTGATTATTGTTTTGCCTTCGTGCAGGTTTGCTCTCAGTTTTAAGCGAATCATAACGATTTCAGTAGATTCGTTTTGGGGATTT
The Oryza sativa Japonica Group chromosome 6, ASM3414082v1 DNA segment above includes these coding regions:
- the LOC4341205 gene encoding protein DJ-1 homolog A, with product MATRPLAASTLLPPLRFCSPLKTPPPSPPPPHLRRLQTLTRALASSSSAMASPPAKKVLVPIASGTEPMEAVITVDVLRRAGADVSVASVDPGSAQVGGAWGVKLAADALLDDLADAEFDLISLPGGMPGSSNLRDCKLLENMVKKHAGKGKLYAAICAAPAVALGSWGLLNGLKATCYPSFMDKLPSEVNAVESRVQIDGNCVTSRGPGTAMEYSVVLVEQLYGKEKADEVAGPMVMRPQHGVEFSLKELNSTSWNVGETPQILVPIANGTEEMEATMIIDILRRAKANVVVASLEETLEIVASRKVKMVADVLLDDALKQQYDLILLPGGLGGAQAYAKSDKLIGLIKKQAEANKLYGAICASPAIALEPHGLLKGKKATSFPGMWNKLSDQSECKNRVVVDGNLITSQGPGTSMEFSLAIVEKLFGRERAVELAKTMVFM